One Verrucomicrobiia bacterium genomic window carries:
- a CDS encoding GGDEF domain-containing protein: protein MKSVSVLNLAALLGVVYLTMPQSRVNLAQDRFYFPVLVLLAIFVAANYIQQFLLIRLRRKWVELEKQSTRDGLTQAFNRETFEEIMEEEMSRSKRYQFPLSLCIIDLDNFKSLNDTYGHPRGDRLLIDFVDRIHKAIRSADCLGRYGGDEFFILLPHTDLVKAEKFLARILTEVQEWLDCTFSAGVTAYRPGEDKISLVTRADLALYQAKREGKNRIRCMIGEDDSQVVLKF from the coding sequence ATGAAGAGCGTTTCGGTGCTGAACCTTGCCGCTCTCCTCGGGGTGGTCTACCTCACCATGCCCCAGTCCCGCGTCAATCTCGCCCAGGACCGCTTTTATTTTCCCGTTCTCGTCCTTCTCGCTATTTTTGTCGCCGCCAATTACATCCAGCAGTTCCTGCTCATCCGTTTGCGGCGCAAATGGGTGGAGCTTGAAAAGCAGTCCACGCGCGACGGCCTGACCCAGGCGTTCAACCGCGAAACCTTCGAAGAGATCATGGAAGAGGAAATGAGCCGTTCCAAGCGGTATCAGTTTCCTTTGAGCCTTTGCATCATCGACCTGGACAATTTCAAGTCGCTCAATGACACGTACGGCCATCCGCGCGGCGACCGCCTGCTGATTGATTTCGTGGACCGGATCCATAAAGCCATCCGCTCCGCCGACTGCCTCGGCCGTTACGGCGGCGACGAATTTTTCATTCTGCTGCCCCACACAGATCTGGTGAAAGCGGAAAAATTTCTGGCCCGCATCCTGACCGAAGTCCAGGAATGGCTCGACTGCACGTTCAGCGCCGGCGTTACGGCTTACCGCCCCGGCGAAGACAAGATCTCGCTGGTCACGCGCGCGGACCTGGCGCTATATCAGGCCAAGCGCGAAGGCAAGAACCGCATCCGCTGCATGATCGGCGAAGACGACAGCCAGGTCGTCCTGAAGTTTTAA